The DNA segment CGTTGCATTGTAGATCCTGTGAAAGTGACTGTGAAAATCGGCAACCCCCATGAATCCAAAGCCTTCTCCACTCAGCTGGGCAGGAAAAACAAGGCCTACTATTCTGGGGAATGGTCAAGCCACCATGACACAGATGACAAGAAAGCCAGTTGGCACAAGAACCACCAACACATCCAGGACAGCCAAGGAAGCTCCCACCTGTCTGACCCCGAGACTCCCCAGCCGGCGTGTCCTGTGGGATCGGTGGCTTCCTGggtccgtttcagcttcagctcaCCAGTACGCACCCCTGACACGGTAAACAGTTCAGCCAACTATGGTGTTTTGGCAAGGAGCCACCAAAGGGCCACGGGCGATAAGCTGCAGAGTTCGGAAGTGACAGGAGGTAGTTCCCACGGGCAGCGCTTCTTGACACGCTCGGTGGGCCTCAACACAGATGGGCCTGCTCCCCACCACTTACCTCAGCCCCATGAGCCCTTTCATCATCCAACCAGTGAGACCAATTTCATCCCCAGCCCAATCTTACCTGGTCCCCGGCGGGTGCTGTATTCTACCTTTGCTCCAGATACGGCATCTAGAACCCACCTTAATGCTGAGGAATATGTCTACCCACATTCTCCCAGAGGTCATCAGCCCCGTCTTGGCCTAGAGTGGCATCAGCACTTGCCAGCAGCACAGCAAGCAGAGGTCTATGTCTATCTGGTCAGTCCACCCCACCCCAGAGCAGAACACCGTCCTGAGCAACCCAACCAAGCATTCCCAACCTCTCAGGCCATCTCCAGGAAGGAAATGCTGGAGAACAGAATCTCCCTTAACCAGAGCAGGGGTGGCAGTAATCAAGGCCCTGCCGTCCAAGGGGGCAGCGATTCCAATAAGCCACGCAAAAGCATCTGGGAAAGGAAGCGGCAGAGAAGATCACTGCAGCCAACCTCAGACCATGAGAAGTTAGTAGGGACCAACGGTGGAGTTAACGTCGGGACCCATGAGCCGTTTTCTCATAGCCCATCTCTCTTGGTTGATAGAGGGAAGGAAAGTCTTGATGCGACTCCACCCAACATTGCCAGCTGAAGATACCCAACGGTCCTTTTAGGCTCTGGAGAGCTGGCGGAATTcttgagaaaggaagaaacagcctTTCCTGTTGCTTCCCTCAACACTTTGGCGTATATCTGGGGTCATTAAAATAAAGGCAAAGCACAAAGCATTTATGACGTGTAATTCATAAAGCACCATATTGGTGTGGTAAAGGTACAAAACCTGTCCCGTTGATAGGCTAATCCAACATGATAGCCCAAATCGTCAGCAACTgggtcccaaaggagcttttttttttcctccaggaggcaactgaactttgtttttctttgaagatgtttatcATCACCTGAaggcatcatctatctccagtctacaacactggagtgaaatccagcagtttctgacaggttctggagaaccggtagcagaaattttgagcagttcggagaaccagcaaataccgcctctggctggccccaggagtggggagggaatggggattttgcaatatccttcccctgccatgcccaccaagccacgtccaccaagccacaccatgcccaccaaaccacgcccatagaaccggtagtaaaaaaatttggatttcaccactgtacaacacagtcctttcaacagttccaggtaggctccacacccatttgcaccactcaggtgaccttaatgacactgataaacctccaggtggccttaaaaaCTCAACTGgctaaaataatgcaaaaatggccagctgtctgcaaggagtataaatctttccattccccaccatccagtcagagctgaagaaacttcttggatgagaagtgaaaactcttcagagaaaaaacagaaaatccagttgcctcttgaaaaaaagcacctttgggacaaccatgacctggatgactgagacattCAGCAACTAGGTCCTTTGTTGTAGAAGTTATTTGAGGGAAAGTGAgactgaaagttttaaagaaataataatcatCTCCTCTCCAACTTGTAAGAACATATGGAGTCCTGCTGTACGAGGCTAACAGACAATCTAACTCAGCACTGTCTCACACTAGTCAACCAGATGCTTTCAAAAAGCTCACAAACATAGGCAGGGGGATTAAAAACTTCTCTTCCATGGGTGCTTCTCAGCTGCTGGTGTTCCAGGAATGCCTATTATTCTAGTGATAAGAAACAGTTGTCAAGATCAATAGCTACAAGCAGCTCCATCTCGCTTTGAAGTCAGCAGATTCCACAACTTGACCGTAGAATTTCAACTTTTTATTGATCGTATAACcatctaccaggggtgaaatccagcaggttctggagaaccggtagtggaaattttgaatagttcagagaactggcaaataccacctctggctggccccagagtggggtgggaatgaagatttttgcaatatccttcccccaggagtgtg comes from the Ahaetulla prasina isolate Xishuangbanna chromosome 3, ASM2864084v1, whole genome shotgun sequence genome and includes:
- the LOC131196273 gene encoding uncharacterized protein LOC131196273; amino-acid sequence: MKILSSSKRLWKESALFRSQKKSSTLRFRCIVDPVKVTVKIGNPHESKAFSTQLGRKNKAYYSGEWSSHHDTDDKKASWHKNHQHIQDSQGSSHLSDPETPQPACPVGSVASWVRFSFSSPVRTPDTVNSSANYGVLARSHQRATGDKLQSSEVTGGSSHGQRFLTRSVGLNTDGPAPHHLPQPHEPFHHPTSETNFIPSPILPGPRRVLYSTFAPDTASRTHLNAEEYVYPHSPRGHQPRLGLEWHQHLPAAQQAEVYVYLVSPPHPRAEHRPEQPNQAFPTSQAISRKEMLENRISLNQSRGGSNQGPAVQGGSDSNKPRKSIWERKRQRRSLQPTSDHEKLVGTNGGVNVGTHEPFSHSPSLLVDRGKESLDATPPNIAS